A genomic region of Magnolia sinica isolate HGM2019 chromosome 6, MsV1, whole genome shotgun sequence contains the following coding sequences:
- the LOC131249054 gene encoding protein STAY-GREEN homolog, chloroplastic-like, whose amino-acid sequence MAFAASFLLPTLTKPHPTKRRSSFFLEQNQNKPKTRRSVAALPVARLFGPTVFESSKLSVMLLGVDEEKHPGSISRTYTLTHCDISSKLTLTISQTINQTQLQGWYHRFQRDEVVAEWKKIQGLMSLHVHCHISGQHFFLDLIANLRRNIFRKELPVVLKAIAHGDGHLFRNYPELKETPVWVYFHSNLAEYNQVECWGPLKDAASEGGESMKSQFGKAPKNSRARPRPCRVRCTCCFPKMSLIPWPLDFDDEMAHQCLEPAIRC is encoded by the exons ATGGCTTTTGCTGCATCCTTTCTCCTCCCTACGCTCACAAAACCACATCCTACAAAGAGAAGAAGCTCTTTTTTCCTTGAACAAAACCAAAACAAACCCAAGACTCGTCGATCGGTCGCAGCTCTTCCG GTTGCTCGGCTTTTCGGGCCAACGGTATTTGAATCATCGAAGCTGAGTGTAATGTTGTTGGGAGTAGATGAAGAGAAGCATCCTGGAAGCATTTCAAGAACTTACACGCTTACACACTGCGACATCTCTTCTAAGCTCACCCTCACCATCTCTCAAACAATCAATCAGACccaa TTACAAGGATGGTACCATAGATTTCAAAGGGACGAGGTGGTTGCCGAGTGGAAGAAAATCCAAGGGTTGATGTCGCTCCACGTCCATTGCCACATCAGTGGACAGCATTTCTTCCTTGATCTCATTGCCAATCTCAGACGCAATATCTTCCGCAAGGAACTCCCTGTG GTTTTGAAGGCAATTGCACATGGAGATGGGCATCTCTTCAGAAATTACCCAGAGCTGAAAGAAACTCCTGTTTGGGTCTACTTCCATTCCAATCTAGCAGAGTACAACCAAGTGGAATGTTGGGGCCCACTCAAAGATGCAGCATCTGAAGGTGGAGAATCAATGAAAAGCCAGTTTGGGAAGGCGCCCAAGAACAGTAGGGCCAGGCCACGGCCATGCAGGGTGCGGTGCACGTGTTGTTTTCCTAAGATGAGTCTGATCCCATGGCCCTTAGATTTTGATGATGAGATGGCCCATCAATGCTTAGAACCAGCCATCAGATGTTGA